In Betaproteobacteria bacterium, the following proteins share a genomic window:
- a CDS encoding alpha/beta hydrolase, with amino-acid sequence MNPRTARRLPLLVAAVIALFLAGLLDAAPGAAQSANNPPPPLAPRGRLPQLKTGTDPRFEMVLIHGLGGAASEWDGLVPYLMGTFKVGNFELAGHGKTQPVMDPTVESEAERLGQFLRTSGLTYPTLVGHGMGGMIALQYTLDHPNEVHRLILVDTAPRQLAAAEQKLDVGRQLVEDYDGFVGRHYALMSPDDEIAEHILDMALRTHAPTFVSLLMSSFDFDLTPRLSTLSAPLLVIGSELMFPDPEQTQPRLSTYGFDQARSLSFKRFGKTGHYIMLDSR; translated from the coding sequence ATGAACCCGCGTACCGCGCGCCGGCTGCCTCTGCTGGTAGCCGCCGTCATCGCCCTGTTCCTGGCCGGTCTGCTGGACGCTGCCCCGGGTGCCGCCCAATCGGCGAACAACCCGCCGCCGCCCCTGGCACCCAGGGGGCGACTGCCGCAGCTGAAGACCGGGACCGACCCCCGCTTCGAGATGGTGCTCATCCACGGCCTGGGCGGGGCAGCCAGCGAATGGGACGGTCTGGTCCCCTACCTCATGGGCACCTTCAAGGTCGGCAACTTCGAATTGGCGGGACATGGCAAGACGCAACCGGTGATGGACCCGACCGTGGAGTCGGAGGCCGAACGCCTGGGCCAGTTCCTGCGGACCAGCGGCCTGACGTACCCGACGCTGGTCGGTCATGGCATGGGCGGCATGATCGCCCTGCAGTACACGCTGGACCACCCGAACGAAGTCCACCGCCTGATCCTCGTCGACACGGCGCCGCGCCAACTGGCCGCAGCGGAGCAGAAGCTGGACGTGGGACGACAGCTGGTCGAGGACTACGACGGCTTCGTCGGAAGGCACTATGCGCTGATGAGCCCGGACGACGAGATCGCGGAGCACATCCTGGACATGGCCCTGCGCACGCACGCGCCGACGTTCGTGTCCCTGCTGATGTCGAGCTTCGACTTCGACCTGACCCCGCGGTTGTCGACGCTGTCGGCGCCCCTGCTGGTGATCGGCAGCGAGTTGATGTTTCCCGACCCGGAGCAGACGCAGCCGAGGCTATCCACCTACGGCTTCGACCAGGCGCGCTCGCTGAGCTTCAAGCGGTTCGGGAAGACCGGGCACTACATCATGCTCGACAGCCGGTGA
- a CDS encoding phage holin family protein: protein MTLVALLLAALALPGFSLDRSHPHWWLGVLVLPLWLSLLLLVMRPLLLLLTLPLNSLTLGLPTLFFNGLILWTSSLGSWTLVIDGFDQALLGSFIITAVSAALTGWLGVDEAYPFYQSLLYRIGRRFGPRSERPPARGLLILQVDGLSRASLRRALARGRMPAVSAMLARGTHRLNVWHCGIPSNTPAVQAGFFYGDRDNVPGYRWYDRREQRLRVVSQPDDLRRLERMVAVGNRPLLEGGSCINTFMSGGAAKRLMAVSALGERSAPRRLGENADFNLFFLSPTDLTKAVLAAAWDFLAGFAFAMAGRFDRVRPRLRYTPRRAAQRAVANAFLREVSFFWLKQDMVRGVPVIYSNFVGYDEVAHHSGPDTVEAQLTLSAFDRKLRILGRRARRRAPIRYDIMLLSDHGQTPSVPFRLLYGQTLEEMLAGLLAGDAADGPVVRRAFSPDTSYTLSLLAGLEEVDERQLGWLARRSRSALSRLAHARPGEADEAGGAGGAPVVVCVSGSLAHIYFTGNRDPQFLEDVIALYPGLVESLARHPGIGFVAARRRFGDAMAICDDGIRNLLTGQRSGSRDPLAPYARRELWAGELARLVGYPDTGDLVVNGAWLPDWRGGGGRIVVMEDQARLARRAGRAPDRALRGAAHRVARRQGRT, encoded by the coding sequence GTGACGCTGGTGGCCCTGCTGCTGGCCGCGCTGGCGCTGCCCGGCTTCTCCCTGGATCGCTCGCATCCGCACTGGTGGCTGGGCGTTCTGGTGCTCCCGCTCTGGTTGTCGCTCCTGCTGCTGGTGATGCGGCCGCTGCTGCTGCTGCTGACCCTGCCCCTGAACAGCCTGACCCTGGGCCTGCCCACGCTGTTCTTCAACGGCCTGATCCTGTGGACCAGTTCGCTGGGCTCGTGGACGCTGGTGATCGACGGCTTCGACCAGGCGCTGCTGGGCTCGTTCATCATCACCGCCGTCTCGGCCGCGCTGACCGGCTGGCTGGGCGTGGATGAGGCCTACCCGTTCTACCAGTCGCTGCTGTACCGAATCGGCCGCCGCTTCGGACCGCGTAGCGAGCGCCCGCCCGCGCGCGGGCTGCTGATCCTGCAGGTGGACGGCCTGTCGCGCGCCAGCCTGCGCCGCGCCCTGGCGCGCGGCCGCATGCCGGCGGTCTCGGCGATGCTGGCCCGCGGCACGCACAGGCTGAACGTGTGGCACTGCGGCATCCCCTCGAATACGCCGGCGGTGCAGGCCGGCTTCTTCTACGGCGACCGCGACAACGTGCCGGGCTACCGTTGGTACGACCGCCGCGAGCAGCGCTTGCGCGTGGTCAGCCAGCCGGACGACCTGCGGCGCCTGGAGCGCATGGTGGCCGTCGGCAACCGGCCGCTGCTGGAGGGCGGCAGCTGCATCAACACGTTCATGTCCGGCGGGGCGGCCAAGCGGCTGATGGCGGTCAGCGCGCTGGGTGAGCGCTCGGCGCCGCGCCGCCTGGGGGAGAACGCCGACTTCAACCTCTTCTTCCTGAGCCCCACGGACCTGACCAAGGCCGTGCTGGCGGCCGCCTGGGACTTCCTGGCCGGCTTCGCCTTCGCGATGGCGGGTCGCTTCGACCGCGTGCGGCCGCGGCTGCGCTACACACCGCGGCGCGCGGCCCAGCGCGCGGTGGCCAACGCGTTCCTGCGCGAGGTGTCGTTCTTCTGGCTGAAGCAGGACATGGTGCGCGGGGTGCCGGTGATCTACTCGAACTTCGTCGGCTATGACGAGGTGGCGCACCACTCGGGCCCCGACACGGTCGAGGCGCAGCTGACGCTGTCGGCCTTCGACCGCAAGCTGCGCATCCTGGGCCGGCGCGCGCGACGCCGCGCGCCCATCCGCTACGACATCATGCTGCTGTCGGACCACGGGCAGACGCCCAGCGTGCCGTTCCGGCTGCTCTACGGGCAGACGCTGGAGGAGATGCTGGCAGGCCTGCTGGCCGGCGATGCCGCGGACGGTCCCGTCGTGCGGCGCGCGTTCAGTCCGGACACGAGCTACACGCTGTCGTTGCTGGCGGGGCTGGAGGAAGTCGACGAGCGGCAGCTGGGCTGGCTGGCGCGGCGCAGCCGAAGCGCGCTGTCGCGCCTGGCCCACGCTCGGCCCGGCGAAGCGGACGAGGCGGGCGGCGCGGGCGGCGCGCCCGTGGTGGTCTGCGTGTCGGGCTCGTTGGCGCACATCTACTTCACCGGCAACCGCGACCCGCAGTTCCTGGAGGACGTGATTGCACTGTACCCGGGCCTGGTCGAGAGCCTGGCCCGCCACCCGGGCATCGGCTTCGTGGCGGCGCGCCGCCGCTTCGGCGACGCGATGGCCATCTGCGACGACGGCATCCGCAACCTGCTGACCGGCCAGCGCTCGGGCAGCCGCGACCCGCTGGCTCCGTACGCGCGGCGCGAGCTATGGGCCGGCGAGCTGGCGCGCCTGGTCGGCTACCCCGACACGGGCGACCTGGTGGTCAACGGCGCCTGGCTGCCCGACTGGCGCGGCGGCGGCGGGCGCATTGTGGTCATGGAGGACCAGGCCAGGCTCGCACGGCGGGCTGGGCGGGCGCCAGACCGAGCCCTTCGTGGTGCTGCCCACCGCGTGGCACGTCGGCAGGGGAGGACCTGA
- a CDS encoding DUF2924 domain-containing protein yields the protein MATKKTTSKKSQTSKSKKPAAKPLQKPAAERAVQAKPTARPRDPNAPAVGTTLKRSFKGQDHTIKVTAAGYQFDGQTFGSLTAVARHITGYAISGPVFFKLVEPKAAAKAEA from the coding sequence ATGGCGACAAAGAAGACGACCAGCAAGAAGTCGCAGACCAGCAAGTCGAAGAAGCCGGCTGCCAAGCCGCTTCAGAAGCCCGCCGCCGAGCGTGCGGTCCAGGCCAAGCCCACTGCCCGCCCCCGCGACCCGAACGCTCCCGCGGTCGGCACGACGCTCAAGCGCAGCTTCAAGGGCCAGGACCATACCATCAAGGTCACCGCGGCCGGCTACCAGTTCGACGGCCAGACCTTCGGCAGCCTGACGGCGGTCGCCCGACACATCACGGGCTACGCGATCTCGGGCCCTGTCTTCTTCAAGCTCGTCGAGCCCAAGGCCGCGGCGAAGGCGGAGGCGTGA
- a CDS encoding septation protein SpoVG family protein — translation MQVIASFSRGIPSFITANSEPLNEQVRFRAASAPPRPGLETVLSMEVKAMPDTNPSVSITDIKVRLVDDGTDGLVAWASCVISGAIRLDNIAIRRSARDGALFLTYPTKRTDAGDKYPYFNPISSAAARAVEDAVLARLAALARTAANAGERNL, via the coding sequence TTGCAAGTGATTGCCAGCTTTTCGCGCGGCATTCCGAGCTTCATCACAGCGAATTCCGAGCCGCTCAACGAGCAGGTCAGATTCCGAGCCGCCTCAGCCCCACCGCGGCCGGGTCTAGAGACTGTTCTCAGCATGGAGGTCAAGGCGATGCCTGACACCAATCCCAGCGTCTCGATCACTGATATCAAGGTTCGCTTGGTCGACGACGGCACTGATGGCCTGGTCGCTTGGGCCTCTTGCGTGATCTCGGGCGCCATCCGACTGGACAACATCGCCATCCGGCGGAGCGCGCGCGACGGCGCGCTGTTCCTGACCTACCCGACCAAGCGTACCGATGCCGGGGACAAGTACCCGTACTTCAACCCCATCTCGAGTGCGGCGGCACGTGCGGTCGAGGACGCTGTGCTGGCGCGATTGGCGGCGCTGGCCAGAACTGCTGCCAATGCCGGGGAGCGGAACCTGTGA
- a CDS encoding tetratricopeptide repeat protein: protein MPQAWMALAQCLQASGRHAEAVEPFEQALLLQPDAKTAFLLASAAQKAGNAEKAVEAYLQALALDPKYVKAQYNLALAYMDLKKYDEAVVAFDGLISLEGPTYRAHNNQGLSYFYLGKYDQALEGFETALDLEKSAAVMNNIGMTLDKLGNKKEAVAWYQKAKDFERGQKK, encoded by the coding sequence ATGCCGCAGGCCTGGATGGCGCTGGCGCAGTGCCTGCAGGCCAGCGGCCGCCACGCCGAGGCCGTCGAGCCGTTCGAGCAGGCCCTGCTCCTGCAGCCGGACGCCAAGACCGCGTTCCTGCTGGCCAGCGCGGCGCAGAAAGCCGGCAATGCGGAGAAGGCCGTCGAGGCCTACCTGCAGGCGCTGGCCCTCGACCCAAAGTACGTCAAGGCGCAGTACAACCTGGCCCTGGCCTACATGGACCTGAAGAAGTACGACGAGGCCGTGGTCGCGTTCGATGGCCTGATCAGTCTGGAAGGGCCCACATACCGGGCCCACAACAACCAGGGGCTGTCGTACTTCTATCTGGGCAAGTACGACCAGGCGCTCGAGGGTTTCGAGACGGCGCTCGATCTCGAGAAGTCCGCAGCGGTGATGAACAACATCGGCATGACCCTGGACAAGCTGGGCAACAAGAAGGAAGCGGTCGCCTGGTACCAGAAAGCGAAGGACTTCGAACGTGGCCAGAAGAAGTAG
- a CDS encoding tetratricopeptide repeat protein — translation MTLRRRPPLAIAGRLAALSLLAAWGVAAPPASAQAPARIDTLADGTRSFHYDDQQVSAEEKIALLNAKLVKNPADGRSWNDLGVLLAGKEDYPAARDAFIRAVQCERTNGDYHRNLGLVFSRLDMHDMAVAELGEYRRFDQFGGLDYWRLIGSAQRKAGQADDARRTYREGLAELQPPVGETFRVVQSLFELETEAADEQAVRDLLAEQTPAARAFLDGLKEKEQPEAEDGWREASAVVNHRVGLLVDDGKLLEQSGLDAEAVALYQEAYRLTPERPDVLPRLVDVFLKLGRADEATAAAVQAQTDHPGWTGTWIATGKVHEKENRLQEALDAYSRAWEIEKPRICAWPSATSTSGWATMTRPPNGCAPVSPPTPSPRWSTTMR, via the coding sequence ATGACCCTGCGTCGGCGACCTCCGCTCGCGATTGCTGGCCGGCTGGCCGCGTTGAGCCTGCTGGCGGCGTGGGGCGTTGCCGCGCCGCCCGCCTCGGCGCAGGCCCCGGCCCGTATCGACACCCTGGCCGACGGCACCCGGTCGTTCCACTACGACGACCAGCAGGTGTCGGCCGAAGAGAAGATCGCGCTGCTGAACGCCAAGCTGGTGAAGAACCCTGCCGACGGGCGCTCGTGGAACGACCTGGGCGTACTGCTGGCAGGCAAGGAGGACTATCCGGCGGCCCGCGACGCCTTCATCCGCGCGGTCCAGTGCGAACGGACGAACGGCGACTACCACCGCAACCTGGGCCTGGTATTCTCGCGCCTGGACATGCACGACATGGCCGTGGCCGAACTTGGCGAGTACCGGAGGTTCGACCAGTTCGGCGGACTCGACTACTGGCGGCTGATCGGCAGCGCCCAGCGCAAGGCCGGCCAGGCCGACGATGCGCGTCGCACCTACCGCGAGGGATTGGCGGAGCTTCAGCCGCCGGTCGGCGAGACCTTTCGCGTCGTGCAGTCGCTGTTCGAACTGGAGACCGAAGCGGCGGACGAGCAGGCGGTGCGCGACCTGCTGGCCGAGCAGACGCCGGCTGCGCGCGCCTTCCTGGACGGCTTGAAGGAGAAGGAGCAGCCCGAGGCCGAGGACGGCTGGCGCGAAGCCTCCGCGGTGGTGAACCACCGTGTGGGGCTGCTGGTGGACGACGGCAAGCTGCTGGAGCAGTCGGGTCTGGACGCCGAAGCCGTGGCGCTCTACCAGGAAGCCTACCGGCTGACGCCCGAGCGTCCGGACGTGCTGCCACGCCTGGTCGACGTCTTCCTGAAGCTGGGGCGCGCCGACGAGGCCACCGCGGCCGCGGTGCAGGCGCAGACCGATCACCCGGGGTGGACCGGAACGTGGATCGCCACAGGCAAGGTCCATGAGAAGGAGAACCGCCTGCAGGAGGCGCTGGACGCCTACAGTCGGGCCTGGGAGATCGAGAAGCCGAGGATCTGCGCGTGGCCATCGGCAACCTCCACATCCGGCTGGGCAACGATGACCAGGCCGCCGAATGGCTGCGCGCCGGTGTCACCCCCGACACCAAGCCCGAGGTGGTCTACAACTATGCGGTGA
- a CDS encoding bifunctional DNA primase/polymerase, whose protein sequence is MATPSLPAKHSLEPRHPGGIVAPIHEQIRAEARRLLELGYTPLPADPIGKKPLCTWKQFQSTPPKHDELDHLFDQHPSATGLGIVTTGMVVLDLDAMPDGSPNPFPADPDQRMALAYVPSVETPRGGLHLYFKAPAGVTILNSASKIADHVDIRAAGGFLMVPPTVRGDRSYEWRGGFVLDVPPDHLPGVPQFILDLLTATAPAERNGPVPLEGPIVEGERNDTLFRLASRWRGQGLDQGQILALLRHENAARCRPPLEDTELETIAESAGKYAPNEPRELPRAEFYPEECPAYLPGDPGPIVQESSAFRPRFISMTDLANRPPQSWLFTDLIPDFGVGFLIGKPGEGKSFALHELIQSVSRQVPAFGDEKLMPTRAGWCLALLPEASASWASRIRAYCDFHGVEYCDDFVCCLEQNDLADAAAWVLLHAAILELCRQRGRPPVLLIVDTLSASIPGHDENSQSEMTLLTAHLRALADMGTCVIVAHHTAKYSDSYRGSSVLLGACDWMVSIVQSGHVREFRAVKLRDAERIASKTFEIKAHGESAVCVGLNVSGPWEQFAAVARAHPGLHQALLHHGFQVAGEQRTPPTEDDICGAGVSLNTIQSTWNSLDAISPTNAEDPAAYKSVHGVRATALLALADTLCRAGVLEVTMGELSRKSRKLSVVVRQVCGDDDD, encoded by the coding sequence GTGGCGACCCCTTCTTTGCCAGCCAAACACTCGTTGGAACCTCGCCACCCCGGCGGCATCGTCGCTCCGATTCACGAGCAGATTCGAGCCGAAGCCCGTCGGCTTCTCGAACTCGGATATACGCCGCTGCCGGCAGATCCAATCGGCAAGAAGCCACTTTGCACATGGAAGCAATTCCAGAGCACGCCGCCGAAGCACGATGAACTGGATCATCTGTTCGATCAGCATCCGAGCGCCACTGGGCTTGGCATCGTGACAACCGGCATGGTGGTGCTGGATCTGGACGCCATGCCCGACGGATCGCCGAATCCGTTCCCCGCCGATCCCGACCAGCGCATGGCGCTCGCATACGTTCCCTCGGTCGAGACGCCCCGCGGCGGACTTCACCTCTACTTCAAGGCACCTGCCGGCGTCACGATCCTGAACTCCGCGAGCAAGATTGCGGACCACGTCGACATTCGCGCCGCGGGCGGCTTTCTCATGGTGCCGCCAACGGTGCGTGGCGATCGCTCGTATGAATGGCGCGGCGGCTTCGTGCTTGATGTACCGCCGGACCATCTGCCTGGGGTTCCGCAGTTCATCCTCGATCTCCTGACGGCGACGGCTCCTGCTGAGCGCAACGGCCCCGTGCCGCTGGAGGGCCCAATTGTCGAGGGCGAGCGGAACGATACGCTGTTCAGGCTCGCCTCGAGGTGGCGAGGACAGGGGCTCGACCAGGGGCAGATTCTGGCCCTCCTTCGCCATGAGAACGCCGCTCGGTGCAGGCCGCCGCTGGAAGACACCGAACTGGAGACCATCGCTGAGAGCGCAGGCAAGTATGCACCCAACGAACCGCGCGAACTGCCGCGGGCAGAGTTCTATCCCGAGGAGTGCCCCGCGTACTTGCCTGGTGACCCCGGCCCCATTGTGCAGGAATCGTCGGCCTTCAGACCGCGATTCATTTCGATGACCGATCTTGCAAACCGGCCGCCGCAATCGTGGCTGTTCACCGACCTGATTCCCGATTTCGGTGTCGGCTTCCTCATCGGGAAACCCGGGGAAGGCAAGTCATTCGCGTTACACGAGCTCATCCAAAGCGTCTCTCGTCAGGTGCCCGCATTCGGCGATGAAAAGCTTATGCCCACGAGAGCGGGATGGTGTCTCGCGCTCCTTCCCGAAGCCAGTGCGAGCTGGGCAAGCCGAATTCGCGCGTACTGTGACTTCCATGGAGTCGAATATTGCGACGACTTCGTGTGCTGTCTTGAGCAGAACGACCTCGCCGACGCTGCCGCCTGGGTGCTGCTCCATGCGGCGATCTTGGAACTGTGTCGCCAACGGGGGCGCCCTCCTGTCCTTCTGATTGTCGACACGCTTTCCGCGAGCATTCCCGGGCATGACGAGAACTCGCAGTCCGAAATGACGTTGCTGACCGCGCATCTGCGGGCGCTCGCTGACATGGGCACCTGCGTCATTGTCGCTCACCACACTGCCAAGTACTCCGACAGCTACCGGGGCAGCTCGGTTCTCCTCGGGGCTTGCGACTGGATGGTCTCCATCGTCCAGTCGGGTCATGTGCGCGAGTTTCGGGCCGTGAAGCTCCGCGATGCCGAGCGAATCGCCAGCAAGACCTTTGAAATCAAGGCTCACGGCGAAAGTGCGGTGTGCGTCGGGCTGAATGTCTCGGGGCCTTGGGAGCAGTTTGCTGCTGTTGCCCGTGCTCATCCCGGGCTTCACCAGGCGCTGCTGCATCACGGGTTTCAAGTTGCCGGCGAGCAGCGCACCCCGCCGACCGAGGACGACATCTGCGGTGCGGGCGTCAGCCTGAACACGATTCAATCTACCTGGAACAGCCTCGACGCCATCTCCCCCACCAACGCCGAGGACCCGGCCGCATACAAGTCCGTCCACGGCGTACGAGCGACCGCCTTGCTTGCGCTCGCTGACACGCTTTGCCGCGCCGGGGTGCTCGAAGTGACGATGGGAGAGCTGTCTCGCAAGTCCAGGAAGCTGTCGGTCGTCGTGCGGCAGGTCTGCGGTGACGACGATGATTAG
- a CDS encoding ribonuclease Z, with translation MIRIRILGAGGAVPTPTHTPAAYWVTVDGTSLLMDPGPGALVRLVRCGDAPGGVDAIETVLLSHLHPDHSGDLVALLFALHSPLPASEAPLRLFGPPGLARLLDQLRGIYGSWLHPRKRRLDVTEVRPGDVLPLGEGGASAAPFAVSHAQDRLSEVALGWRFRDAAGRSLVYSGDTGDCPGLREAALGCDLLVLECSTTDEWDVPGHLNPTQAGAVCAAASPGRVVLTHQYPNAAALDLSALVGRQFAGPVEQARDGDVYTVSATPRKEPA, from the coding sequence ATGATCCGCATCCGCATCCTGGGTGCCGGCGGCGCCGTGCCCACCCCCACGCACACGCCGGCGGCCTACTGGGTGACGGTCGACGGGACCAGCCTGCTCATGGACCCGGGCCCCGGCGCGCTGGTGCGCCTGGTGCGCTGCGGCGACGCGCCCGGCGGCGTCGACGCCATCGAGACCGTCCTGCTGTCGCACCTGCACCCGGACCACAGCGGCGACCTGGTGGCTCTCCTGTTCGCCCTGCACTCGCCGCTGCCGGCCAGCGAAGCGCCCTTGCGCCTGTTCGGCCCGCCCGGGCTGGCCCGCCTGCTGGATCAGCTGCGGGGCATCTACGGATCATGGCTCCACCCGCGCAAGCGCCGGCTCGACGTGACCGAGGTGCGGCCGGGCGACGTCCTGCCCTTGGGCGAAGGCGGTGCCAGCGCCGCGCCGTTCGCCGTCTCGCACGCCCAAGACCGGCTGTCGGAGGTGGCCCTGGGCTGGCGGTTCCGCGATGCGGCGGGCCGCTCGCTGGTCTACTCCGGCGACACGGGCGACTGCCCAGGCTTGCGCGAAGCGGCACTTGGCTGCGACCTGTTGGTCCTGGAATGCTCGACCACCGACGAGTGGGACGTGCCCGGACACCTGAACCCGACGCAAGCGGGTGCCGTGTGCGCCGCGGCCTCGCCCGGCCGTGTCGTCCTGACGCACCAGTACCCCAATGCGGCGGCGCTGGACCTGTCGGCGCTGGTCGGACGGCAGTTCGCCGGGCCGGTGGAACAGGCCCGTGACGGCGATGTATACACGGTTTCGGCCACGCCGCGAAAGGAACCCGCATGA
- a CDS encoding recombinase zinc beta ribbon domain-containing protein, whose protein sequence is MYVGRFRWQKQEFASPHPPIIAESTFAAAKQILDSRSEEPTGKRWHHQDERLLTGLIRCGRCRSGMVGVSGNKKGQKHSYYACTKRLESKECDQDYVRTDLIEPLILDEIQKVFRDEALLEEVWQSAQAQLAASAPQLEAEIKQMDRQRAKAQGALDRYFAAFEAGTMAPADCSLRVAELTAQMKQFDEQLASLREQRAALDLPAIRADFLNEILTNLSGVVGAIPAPQKKHLLRLLVEKVLVRDRCTFEVWYRLPQFPEVRTLGELVAPTGLEPVLPP, encoded by the coding sequence ATGTATGTCGGCCGCTTCCGTTGGCAGAAGCAGGAGTTCGCGAGCCCGCACCCGCCGATCATTGCTGAAAGTACATTCGCAGCCGCCAAGCAAATCCTCGACTCCCGGTCTGAGGAGCCAACCGGCAAGCGGTGGCATCACCAGGACGAGAGGCTGCTCACCGGCCTGATCCGCTGCGGCCGCTGCCGGTCCGGCATGGTTGGCGTCAGCGGCAACAAGAAGGGCCAGAAGCACTCCTACTACGCCTGCACCAAGCGGCTCGAGTCCAAGGAGTGCGACCAGGACTACGTTCGGACCGATTTGATCGAGCCGCTGATCTTGGATGAAATCCAGAAGGTCTTCCGGGACGAGGCGCTGCTGGAGGAAGTCTGGCAGTCTGCTCAGGCCCAGCTGGCAGCGAGCGCGCCCCAGCTCGAAGCGGAGATCAAGCAGATGGACCGGCAGCGGGCGAAGGCCCAGGGAGCCCTGGACCGATACTTCGCCGCCTTCGAGGCTGGCACCATGGCACCGGCGGACTGCAGTCTACGGGTCGCGGAACTGACCGCCCAGATGAAGCAGTTCGACGAGCAGCTTGCCAGCCTGCGTGAGCAGCGGGCCGCCCTGGACCTACCGGCCATCCGGGCTGACTTCCTGAACGAAATACTGACCAATCTGAGCGGCGTGGTCGGCGCTATTCCAGCCCCACAAAAGAAGCACCTTCTCCGCCTGTTGGTGGAGAAGGTGCTCGTGCGCGACCGGTGTACTTTCGAGGTCTGGTACCGCCTACCCCAGTTCCCTGAGGTTCGTACACTGGGCGAACTGGTAGCCCCTACGGGACTCGAACCCGTGTTACCGCCGTGA
- a CDS encoding glutamate--tRNA ligase, giving the protein MNAPAAPRVRFAPSPTGHLHVGGARTALFNWLYARSQGGTFILRIEDTDQERSTEASYAAILRGMEWLGLEWDEGPGKGGPCGPYLQSERLDTYRDHLRQLADQGRAYRCFCTGADLEAREKAVTEAGGQWEGYDGKCRALSADASATLAAAGTPHAWRLHTPAEGVTFWYDLVVGKREFQNAVLVDRVIVKADGFPTYQFACVVDDQLMGITHVLRGDDHVSNTPFQILIYDAFGWTPPKFGHLPMILGPDRKRLSKRHGATSVEEFSTMGILPAAMVNYLALLGWSIGAGGDEVLETAALVKKFSLKKINSAPAAFDYDKLAHINGEHIKRLSPEQRLSLARPIIAGRGWAWDAAWLVAGADSADAYLARVLATLGNRFSSLVTLPERVGFFYGEDYPREQADWDEHVAPAAARERLAALATELEAALPAGQAHAAAAFEQVVRATADKLGVPAGDLIHPCRVALTGQSRSAGIFEVMELVGAPRVLARLRRAATG; this is encoded by the coding sequence ATGAATGCGCCTGCCGCGCCGCGTGTCCGCTTCGCCCCCAGCCCCACCGGCCACCTGCACGTGGGTGGGGCCCGCACCGCCCTGTTCAACTGGCTGTACGCCCGCAGCCAGGGCGGCACCTTCATCCTGCGCATCGAGGACACCGACCAGGAGCGCAGCACCGAGGCCTCCTACGCGGCCATCCTGCGGGGCATGGAGTGGCTGGGCCTCGAGTGGGACGAGGGGCCCGGCAAGGGCGGCCCCTGCGGCCCGTACCTGCAGTCCGAGCGGCTGGACACCTACCGCGACCACCTGCGGCAGCTGGCCGACCAGGGCAGGGCCTACCGCTGCTTCTGCACGGGCGCCGACCTGGAGGCGCGCGAGAAGGCCGTCACCGAGGCGGGCGGGCAGTGGGAGGGCTACGACGGCAAGTGCCGCGCGTTGTCGGCGGACGCGTCCGCGACGCTGGCCGCCGCGGGCACGCCGCACGCCTGGCGCCTGCACACGCCGGCCGAGGGCGTCACCTTCTGGTACGACCTGGTGGTGGGCAAGCGCGAGTTCCAGAACGCGGTGCTGGTGGACCGCGTGATCGTCAAGGCCGACGGCTTCCCCACCTACCAGTTCGCCTGCGTGGTGGACGACCAGCTGATGGGCATCACGCACGTGCTGCGCGGCGACGACCACGTGAGCAACACGCCGTTCCAGATCCTGATCTACGACGCCTTCGGTTGGACGCCGCCGAAGTTCGGGCACCTGCCGATGATCCTGGGCCCGGACCGCAAGCGCCTGAGCAAGCGCCACGGCGCCACCAGCGTCGAGGAGTTTTCGACGATGGGCATCCTGCCCGCGGCCATGGTCAACTACCTGGCGCTGCTGGGCTGGTCGATCGGCGCCGGCGGCGACGAGGTGCTGGAGACCGCGGCGCTGGTCAAAAAGTTCAGCCTCAAGAAAATCAACAGCGCGCCGGCGGCTTTCGACTACGACAAGCTGGCGCACATCAACGGCGAGCACATCAAGCGGCTGTCGCCGGAGCAGCGGCTGTCGCTGGCGCGGCCGATCATCGCCGGGCGCGGCTGGGCCTGGGACGCGGCCTGGCTGGTGGCGGGTGCTGACAGCGCGGACGCGTACCTGGCGCGCGTGCTGGCCACCCTCGGCAACCGGTTCAGCAGCCTGGTGACCCTGCCCGAGCGCGTGGGCTTCTTCTACGGCGAGGACTACCCGCGCGAGCAGGCCGACTGGGACGAGCACGTGGCCCCGGCCGCGGCCCGCGAGCGGCTGGCGGCCCTGGCCACGGAGCTGGAGGCGGCGCTGCCGGCCGGTCAGGCGCACGCGGCCGCCGCGTTCGAGCAGGTGGTGCGCGCCACGGCCGACAAGCTGGGCGTGCCGGCCGGCGACCTGATCCACCCCTGCCGGGTGGCGCTGACCGGGCAGTCGCGCAGCGCGGGCATCTTCGAGGTGATGGAGCTGGTGGGCGCGCCGCGCGTGCTGGCGCGGTTGCGGCGGGCGGCAACGGGCTAG